A stretch of the Tissierellales bacterium genome encodes the following:
- a CDS encoding pirin-like C-terminal cupin domain-containing protein: RANEKGVRFLLLSGKPIKEPIAWGGPVVMNTKEELRTAFKQIDDGTFIKKV; the protein is encoded by the coding sequence TTAGAGCTAATGAAAAAGGAGTAAGATTTTTATTATTATCTGGTAAACCAATAAAGGAGCCAATAGCTTGGGGTGGGCCAGTAGTTATGAACACAAAAGAAGAGTTGAGAACAGCATTTAAACAGATAGATGATGGGACCTTTATTAAGAAGGTTTAA